The genomic stretch CGCCGGGCCGAGCGCGGTGACCGCCTCGACCAGGCTGCCCTCGCCGCCGTCGCCCTCGACCACCCGCACCCTGGTGAACGGAATCCAGTCGGACTGCCGTTCCCAGGCGAGCAGGGCCGCGAAGACCTTCTCGGCCGGGGCGTCGACGATCACGGTCGCGGTGACCTCACCGGCGCCCGGCTGGGCCGCCTGACGCAGATCGTCCTGTCCCTCCGGATCACTCACGCCGACTCCGAGCGGACCACCGGCCCGCGCGGCTCGGCCTCCGGCCCGGCCTCGTCCGACCTGCGGTCTTCCGCCTCGCCAGACACGGCGCTACCGGACGTGGCGGCGGTGTCGCCGGGCGAGGAGGCGTTCGCCGGAGTGGCAGGGACCTCCGGCTCCGCCGGGGTGACGGTGATGTCGGAAACCGGCGGGGTGGCGGGGTCGGACACCGGCGGGGTGGACGCGTCGGGGGCCGTGGTGGTGTCGGGGGCCGTGGTGGTGTCGGGGGCCGTGGTGGTGTCGGGGGCCGTGGTGGTGTCGGGGGCCGTGGTGGTGTCGGGGGCCGTGGTGGTGTCGGCGGCCGGGCCGGTGGCCAGGCCGGCGGACTGCTCGCGGGCGCGCTGCAGGGCATCGGCCTCGGCCGTACGCCCGTCCCGCAGCGCGGTCACCTCTGCCTCCAACACCCCGATCAGCTCGGTCTTGTAGCCGATGTCGTACGCCGCCCGGCGCAGCGCCTGGTCGACCTGGGCCATCCGGTATCCGCGCAGCGCGGTGTCGAAACGCAACTCGCCCACGTCCGACTCGCGCAGCGGACGGTCGCCGGGCAACGGCACCGCCCGCCCGTCCGCCTCGGCCGGCACCAGGCCGGGATCCCGGCCGGTGACCAGCACCGTCACCCCGAACACCACCGCCGCGACGGCGACCGCCACGACCAGCAGGAGCAGAAGCTGACCCATACCACTGATCGTGGCACGTCGACGGGCGCGGAGCGACCCCACCCGGCGCGCCGTACCGGACGGTGCTCGTGACCTGGCACGGGATAGCGTCGTGGATGCCGGCCGCGTGATCGACCGGCGGCGTACGGCGATGGAGGAGGCGGCGTGGCCGGGGAGCTACGGCTCGGTGGACGGACGTTCGGCCCCGACGATCTGGTGGTGATGGCGATCGTCAACCGCACGCCGGACTCGTTCTTTGACCGGGGTGCGACGTTCGAGGCCGACAGCGCCCTGTCGGCGGTGGCCCGCGCCGTGGACGAGGGCGCGCAGATCGTCGACATCGGTGGGGTGAAGGCGGGGCCGGGCGCCGAGGTGGACGTCGCCGAGGAGATCCGCCGGACAGTGGACACCATCGCCGCCGTCCGGGCCGGCTTCCCGGACGTGGTCGTCTCCATCGACACCTGGCGGGCCGAGGTGGCGGTGGAGGCAGTCGCCGCCGGCGCCGACCTGCTCAACGACACCTGGTCGGGCGCAGACCCGGCGTTGGCCCGGGTCGCCGCGCGAACCGGCGCCGGGCTGGTCTGCTCGCACGCCGGTGGGCTGAGCCCACGGACCAGGCCGCACCGGGCAGCCTTCGACGACGTGGTGGCCGACGTCGTGAGGACGGTGACCGGGCTCGCCGAGCGGGCGGTGTCCCTGGGGGTACGCCCCGACGGGATCCTCATCGACCCGGCGCACGACTTCGGCAAGAACACCCGGCACTCGTTGGAGATCACCCGACGGCTCGGGGAGCTGGCCGGCACCGGGTGGCCGTTGCTGGTGGCCCTGTCGAACAAGGACTTCGTCGGCGAGACGTTGGACCTGCCGGTCGCCGAGCGGCTGGAGGGGACGCTCGCCGCAACGGCGGTCTCCGCCTGGCTGGGCGCCCGGGTCTTCCGGGCCCACCAGGTCCGCCAGACCCGCCGGGTGCTGGACATGGTGGCGTCCATCCGGGGCACCCGCCCGCCCACGCTCACCCGACGTGGGCTGGCCTGACCGGGGTCAGGTCCAGTCGAGGATCTTGCGACGCCAGGCGTAGAGCAAGCCGAGGGCGAGGACCGCCACGAAGATCGCCATCTCCACCACGGTGACCAGGCCGAAGCCGGGCCGGGCGAAGACCACCGCCCAGGGGAAGAGGAACACCGCCTCGACCGCGAACAGCACGTACAGGTAGGCGTAGACGTAGTAGCGGATCTGCATCTGCGCCCAGTCGCCGCCGACCGGGTCGACGCCGCACTCGTAGTTGGCTCGTTTGCCGGGCGGGTCCGCCGGGCTGGCCGGGCGCAGCACCCGGTTGGCCGAGAAGGCGACCACGAGGAAGAGGACGCCGGCGAGCAGCAACAGCCCGAGCGTCGCGTACGAGCCCAGGTAACCGGTCACGATCGATCAGCCTACCGGCGGGAACCGTCGGCGGGTCGGGTCAATCCCTGGCGGTCCGCCCGGATTGGGCGGTGATCTGGATTACGGCGTGCCGGGCGAAACACCCCAAGGGGCCGCATAGACCCTCACAATCCAGTCCCAGTCGGCGGACCTCCGGGGCAGGCGGGAACCCGATCCGACGTAGGCTCTGGGTGAGGAATGACAGGCGGGCCGGCCCCTTCGCGGACGGCCGGTGCAGCGGCGCGTCAAGGAGGTCTCGTGGCCGGGCAAGGCGAGGTCACCATCCAGTTCAGCCGAGCGGGCCACGCACGACGGAGCGGGGTGCGGCCGTGAGCAAGCAGATCCGCCAACTGGAGCGGGTGGTCATCCGGTTCGCCGGCGACTCCGGCGACGGCATGCAGCTGACCGGTGACCGGTTCACCTCCGAGACCGCGCAACTGGGCAACGACATCTCCACGTTGCCCAACTTCCCGGCCGAGATCCGGGCACCCGCCGGCACCCTGCCGGGTGTGTCGAGCTTCCAGGTGCACTTCGCCGAGTACGACATCCTCACGCCCGGCGACGCGCCGAACGTACTGGTGGCGATGAACCCGGCGGCTCTCAAGGCCAACCTCGCCGACCTGCCGCGCGGGGCCGACATCATCGTCAACACCGACGAGTTCACCCGGCGCAACCTGGCCAAGGTCGGGTACGCTAGCAACCCGCTCGACGACGACAGCCTCGCCGGGTACGCGGTGCACCCGGTGGCACTGACCTCGATGACCATCGGTGCGCTGGCCGACCAGGACGTGTCCAAGAAGGACGCCGAGCGGGCCAAGAACATGTTCGCCCTCGGCCTGCTGAGCTGGATGTACTCCCGCCCGTACGACTCCACGCTGCGGTTCCTGGAGCGCAAGTTCGCCAAGCGTCCCGAGCTGGTCGCCGCCAACATCGCCGCCTTCAAGGCCGGTTGGAACTTCGGCGAGACCACCGAGGACTTCGCCGTCCGGTACGAGGTCAAGCCGGCCAGGATGCCGCCCGGCACGTACCGCAACATCACCGGCAACGCCGCGCTCTCGCTCGGCCTGGTGGCCGCCGGGGTCCGCTCCGGCCTGCCGGTCTTCCTCGGCGCCTACCCGATCACCCCGGCCTCGGACATCCTGCACGAGCTGAGCAAGCACAAACGGTTCAACGTCACCACGATGCAGGCCGAGGACGAGATCGCCGCGATCGGCGCGGCGCTGGGCGCCTCGTACGGCGGCGCGCTCGGGGTGACCACCACCAGCGGTCCCGGTGTCGCGTTGAAGGGCGAGACGATCTCGCTCGCGGTGGCGTTGGAGCTGCCGCTGGTCATCGTCGACGTGCAGCGGGCCGGACCGTCCACCGGCATGCCGACCAAGACCGAGCAGGCCGACCTGAACATGGCGTTGTTCGGGCGGCACGGCGAGGCGCCGGTGGCGGTGATCGCGCCGAAGTCGCCGTCGGACTGCTTCCACGCGGCGCTGGAGGCGGCGCGGATCGCGCTGACCTACCGCACGCCGGTGATCCTGCTGTCGGACAACTACGTCGCCAACGGTTCCGAGCCGTGGCTGCTGCCGGAGGTGGAGTCCCTGCCCGACCTGCGGGTCGAGTTCGCCACCGCGCCGAACGGCGAGGACGGCACCACCTTCCTGCCGTATCTGCGCGATCCGCAGACGCTGGCCCGCCCGTGGGCGGTGCCCGGCACCCCCGGCTTGGAGCACCGGATCGGCGGGCTGGAGAAGGCCGACAAGACCGGCGACATCTCGTACGACCCGACGAACCACGACTTCATGGTGCGTACCCGGGCCGCCCGGATCGAGACGATCCCGGTGCCGGACGTCGAGGTGGAGGACCCGGACGGCGACGCCCGGGTGCTGGTGCTCGGCTGGGGTTCGACGTACGGCCCGATCGGTGCCGCCTGTCGCGCGCTGCGCCAGCGCGGGCTGCCGGTGGCCCAGGCGCACCTGCGTCACCTCGCGCC from Micromonospora craniellae encodes the following:
- a CDS encoding DivIVA domain-containing protein — encoded protein: MGQLLLLLVVAVAVAAVVFGVTVLVTGRDPGLVPAEADGRAVPLPGDRPLRESDVGELRFDTALRGYRMAQVDQALRRAAYDIGYKTELIGVLEAEVTALRDGRTAEADALQRAREQSAGLATGPAADTTTAPDTTTAPDTTTAPDTTTAPDTTTAPDTTTAPDASTPPVSDPATPPVSDITVTPAEPEVPATPANASSPGDTAATSGSAVSGEAEDRRSDEAGPEAEPRGPVVRSESA
- the folP gene encoding dihydropteroate synthase, giving the protein MAGELRLGGRTFGPDDLVVMAIVNRTPDSFFDRGATFEADSALSAVARAVDEGAQIVDIGGVKAGPGAEVDVAEEIRRTVDTIAAVRAGFPDVVVSIDTWRAEVAVEAVAAGADLLNDTWSGADPALARVAARTGAGLVCSHAGGLSPRTRPHRAAFDDVVADVVRTVTGLAERAVSLGVRPDGILIDPAHDFGKNTRHSLEITRRLGELAGTGWPLLVALSNKDFVGETLDLPVAERLEGTLAATAVSAWLGARVFRAHQVRQTRRVLDMVASIRGTRPPTLTRRGLA
- a CDS encoding NADH-quinone oxidoreductase subunit A — protein: MTGYLGSYATLGLLLLAGVLFLVVAFSANRVLRPASPADPPGKRANYECGVDPVGGDWAQMQIRYYVYAYLYVLFAVEAVFLFPWAVVFARPGFGLVTVVEMAIFVAVLALGLLYAWRRKILDWT
- a CDS encoding 2-oxoacid:acceptor oxidoreductase subunit alpha, encoding MSKQIRQLERVVIRFAGDSGDGMQLTGDRFTSETAQLGNDISTLPNFPAEIRAPAGTLPGVSSFQVHFAEYDILTPGDAPNVLVAMNPAALKANLADLPRGADIIVNTDEFTRRNLAKVGYASNPLDDDSLAGYAVHPVALTSMTIGALADQDVSKKDAERAKNMFALGLLSWMYSRPYDSTLRFLERKFAKRPELVAANIAAFKAGWNFGETTEDFAVRYEVKPARMPPGTYRNITGNAALSLGLVAAGVRSGLPVFLGAYPITPASDILHELSKHKRFNVTTMQAEDEIAAIGAALGASYGGALGVTTTSGPGVALKGETISLAVALELPLVIVDVQRAGPSTGMPTKTEQADLNMALFGRHGEAPVAVIAPKSPSDCFHAALEAARIALTYRTPVILLSDNYVANGSEPWLLPEVESLPDLRVEFATAPNGEDGTTFLPYLRDPQTLARPWAVPGTPGLEHRIGGLEKADKTGDISYDPTNHDFMVRTRAARIETIPVPDVEVEDPDGDARVLVLGWGSTYGPIGAACRALRQRGLPVAQAHLRHLAPMPANLGTVLSAYDRVVIPEMNLGQLAHVIRARYLVDAIGYNQVRGLPFTAAELESMLEEVLKNV